Proteins from a single region of bacterium:
- a CDS encoding ankyrin repeat domain-containing protein, translating into MPQIIAVILFIVCIVGYIIGSGQGGNFLKPSASELAEVTSEKPSTAGDIETLLVAVKSGDEKLVTSVIDAGVFPGEEDALGQSPICAAAELGRTKIIKILLDRGATVKTHCKDQAAPLLLAVQGGFEDTVGLLLDVGAPPGEQGKGGISAIHVAANKGQLRITEALLASGVSANLKTSDGKTPLHFAASSGRAEVIKLLLTSGANPHVQDAAKSTALMFAAESGSVSAVDVLLKAGVDPNIIRDDQATALTLASSRAHTAVVDLLLQSKASPNLGGTGINVSLMNALDKGDSETALKLLPPPGAASQLPNGESVLKRAVSKGHLALAQILVSRGYKFSAKDGVNDRGFLENVIRRGDPKLVELIVPLLPKSVLTSDTLLLTLKIQNGSMTKLLLAGGVEPNTLTQDGKSLLIEAIRYRNGPFVDMLLSKGADVNKRDRGYVTPLTAAAEEGDLGLVKKLLARGAKIDEGNAVKWSPVHAAFQKGHEDVARYLKQELDKQRYSNKKQ; encoded by the coding sequence ATGCCACAAATTATCGCCGTTATATTATTTATAGTCTGTATTGTAGGCTATATAATTGGATCTGGCCAAGGCGGCAATTTTCTAAAACCAAGTGCATCTGAACTTGCAGAGGTCACATCTGAAAAACCTAGCACAGCTGGAGATATTGAAACATTACTGGTTGCAGTTAAGTCCGGCGATGAGAAATTAGTTACAAGTGTGATTGATGCCGGCGTTTTCCCAGGCGAGGAAGATGCACTTGGGCAATCACCAATTTGTGCTGCTGCAGAACTCGGCCGTACGAAAATTATTAAAATTTTATTAGACCGCGGCGCTACTGTGAAAACCCACTGTAAAGATCAGGCAGCACCACTTTTGCTTGCAGTCCAGGGCGGATTTGAAGATACAGTAGGTTTGTTGCTTGACGTTGGAGCGCCTCCAGGTGAGCAAGGTAAGGGGGGAATTTCTGCGATTCATGTTGCCGCAAATAAGGGGCAGCTGCGGATTACTGAAGCACTCCTTGCTAGCGGCGTAAGCGCAAATTTAAAAACATCTGATGGGAAGACTCCCTTACACTTTGCGGCAAGTAGTGGGAGAGCAGAAGTGATTAAACTACTACTTACCAGTGGCGCAAATCCGCATGTGCAAGATGCTGCTAAATCAACTGCGCTAATGTTTGCTGCGGAATCAGGGTCTGTTTCCGCGGTTGACGTCTTACTTAAGGCAGGGGTGGATCCCAATATTATTCGCGACGATCAAGCCACAGCCTTAACTCTAGCCTCAAGTAGAGCGCATACTGCTGTCGTGGATCTACTCCTGCAATCAAAGGCCTCGCCAAATCTCGGGGGCACAGGAATTAACGTTTCACTAATGAATGCGCTTGATAAGGGAGACAGCGAGACTGCCTTAAAATTATTGCCTCCTCCGGGAGCAGCATCGCAGTTACCAAATGGGGAATCAGTGCTCAAGCGCGCTGTCTCTAAGGGACATTTAGCTTTAGCGCAAATTCTCGTTTCACGTGGATATAAATTTTCCGCTAAAGATGGCGTTAACGATCGAGGTTTTTTAGAGAACGTCATTCGACGTGGCGACCCTAAACTAGTTGAATTAATCGTTCCACTTTTGCCGAAAAGCGTGCTCACTTCGGACACGTTGCTCTTAACATTAAAAATTCAAAATGGATCAATGACTAAATTGCTCTTAGCTGGTGGGGTTGAGCCAAATACCTTGACTCAAGACGGCAAATCACTTTTGATTGAAGCCATCCGTTATCGTAACGGCCCCTTCGTTGATATGTTACTCAGTAAAGGCGCTGACGTGAATAAGCGAGATCGTGGCTATGTAACTCCTTTAACTGCTGCGGCCGAAGAAGGTGATTTGGGACTGGTAAAAAAGCTTCTAGCGCGTGGTGCGAAAATTGATGAAGGTAATGCAGTTAAGTGGTCGCCAGTTCATGCGGCTTTTCAAAAAGGGCATGAAGATGTGGCACGCTACTTAAAACAAGAGCTAGATAAACAGCGATATTCAAACAAAAAGCAATGA
- a CDS encoding DUF1611 domain-containing protein, which produces MQSAPEAIIYCEGAYQNTYGKTAHGLMRRSKRFSIRAVIDSTASPADAGELLDGIKNSIPVVNSLSQAQQYLSTNVERYLVIGLATDGGVLPATAHPVIRSAITAGMHVICGLHDYLQEQQEFLELALKHDVKLVDVRKPPHPKNLHFFSGKISEVQSKKVAVLGTDSAIGKRTTAWKIVEGLEASGRKAELIGTGQTAWLQGAKFSIVLDALPNDFVTGELEHAAWLAWNEMKPDYLVVEGQGSLLHPAFPGGFEILAAIKPDFIILQHAPKRTEYDGFPYRLHSLKQQIDALEAIAEKKVTAITINHEKMTKAEVEAWAKTTENELKIPCIDMLWMNPQSILKLL; this is translated from the coding sequence ATGCAGTCAGCCCCAGAAGCCATAATATATTGTGAAGGAGCGTACCAAAACACCTATGGGAAGACAGCCCATGGACTGATGCGCCGTTCAAAGCGCTTTTCAATTCGAGCAGTTATCGACAGCACAGCAAGCCCAGCAGATGCCGGTGAATTACTTGATGGCATAAAAAATAGCATCCCAGTCGTAAATTCATTGTCGCAAGCACAGCAATATTTATCTACAAACGTTGAGCGTTATTTAGTGATTGGCCTTGCAACTGATGGAGGAGTGCTGCCGGCAACGGCTCATCCAGTAATTCGATCGGCAATCACTGCGGGGATGCATGTAATTTGTGGTTTGCACGATTATCTCCAAGAGCAGCAGGAATTTTTAGAACTTGCCTTAAAGCATGATGTAAAATTAGTTGATGTGCGTAAACCCCCACATCCTAAAAATCTACATTTCTTTTCTGGAAAAATTTCAGAAGTGCAATCAAAAAAAGTTGCCGTACTTGGCACTGATTCTGCGATTGGCAAGCGCACTACAGCCTGGAAAATAGTTGAAGGCTTGGAGGCCTCAGGCCGAAAAGCTGAATTAATCGGCACTGGGCAAACTGCCTGGCTACAAGGTGCGAAATTTAGCATCGTCCTTGATGCACTTCCCAATGACTTTGTCACTGGAGAACTCGAGCACGCTGCTTGGCTAGCTTGGAACGAAATGAAACCAGATTATTTAGTCGTGGAAGGTCAGGGTAGTTTACTACATCCAGCTTTCCCAGGAGGATTTGAAATTCTTGCTGCAATTAAACCTGACTTTATTATTCTTCAACACGCACCAAAACGCACTGAGTACGATGGGTTCCCCTATCGACTACACTCACTAAAACAGCAGATTGATGCGCTTGAAGCCATTGCTGAAAAAAAAGTTACTGCAATTACGATTAACCACGAAAAGATGACAAAGGCAGAAGTTGAAGCTTGGGCCAAAACCACAGAAAATGAGCTAAAAATCCCCTGTATCGACATGCTCTGGATGAATCCTCAATCAATTCTTAAACTTCTATGA
- a CDS encoding dipeptide epimerase gives MRIKNIELRHHRFELKEPYEIAYQYITHADNLFMQITTDRGLHAYGVAAPEPEITGDSVETVTADFEKIIQPQLIGHEFNNPLEFLTVLDQVLIQRPASLALIDMALYDLASKLSHQPLVKFLGEYHKSVETSMTIGILPTEEVLKKAAEHVQQGFTALKIKGGKNVLQDIETVTKIKEIYQNRIKIIFDANQGYSREDAAKFFAGTQTLELYAVEQPLVKDDYLGLGMLQHTQHTPIMVDESLQTEANLQTVVDTQCAKIINLKLMKVGGIAVAKRLNDAIKAHKLASLVGCMDECGLAIAAALHFALAEPNIPMVDLDSHFGFLHDITSDAVIFNQGHLSVTDRPGIGFDF, from the coding sequence ATGCGCATCAAGAATATAGAACTACGCCACCACCGATTTGAACTCAAAGAACCTTACGAAATTGCCTATCAGTATATTACGCACGCCGATAATCTTTTCATGCAAATCACAACGGATAGGGGGCTCCACGCCTACGGGGTCGCGGCCCCAGAACCTGAAATCACAGGCGACAGTGTGGAAACAGTCACTGCTGATTTTGAGAAAATTATTCAGCCGCAATTAATCGGACATGAATTTAATAATCCACTTGAGTTTTTAACCGTGTTGGATCAAGTTTTAATCCAACGTCCTGCAAGCTTAGCGCTAATCGATATGGCGCTTTACGACCTAGCCTCGAAACTTAGCCATCAACCACTGGTAAAATTTCTCGGCGAATATCATAAAAGCGTAGAAACTTCGATGACAATTGGCATTTTACCAACTGAGGAAGTTCTGAAAAAAGCGGCGGAGCATGTCCAACAAGGTTTTACAGCACTAAAAATTAAGGGCGGGAAAAATGTCTTGCAAGATATTGAAACTGTCACAAAAATTAAGGAGATCTATCAAAATCGAATAAAAATTATTTTTGACGCCAATCAAGGTTATTCTCGAGAAGATGCAGCAAAATTTTTCGCTGGCACGCAAACGCTGGAGCTTTATGCAGTTGAGCAACCGCTGGTAAAAGACGATTACCTTGGACTAGGGATGCTGCAACATACGCAACATACACCAATTATGGTTGATGAATCGTTGCAGACCGAAGCAAATTTACAAACCGTAGTCGACACACAATGTGCAAAAATAATTAACCTCAAACTTATGAAAGTTGGTGGGATTGCTGTTGCTAAGCGTTTGAATGACGCAATCAAAGCACACAAATTAGCTTCGCTAGTTGGTTGTATGGATGAGTGCGGGCTTGCAATAGCTGCGGCCTTACATTTTGCTTTAGCTGAACCTAATATTCCAATGGTTGACCTCGACAGCCATTTCGGATTTTTACATGATATTACATCAGATGCTGTTATTTTTAATCAGGGTCATTTGTCTGTGACCGACCGCCCGGGAATCGGCTTTGACTTTTAA
- a CDS encoding NUDIX hydrolase — MTLTSYHQHRGPKVVCSGLIQREGKFLLTKCPSFKVWRLPGGRPEFDETSLEESFLREMKEELGVELKHPKFLGFGQDQQFHFRFNEKTSRVVMIFYAELSKGQELIIDPTEATDSKWVNLADLKAETEKEAAIDDFFRRNPHLSLSSM; from the coding sequence ATGACTTTAACATCATATCATCAACATCGAGGCCCAAAAGTTGTCTGTAGTGGATTAATCCAGCGTGAAGGGAAATTCCTGCTGACTAAGTGCCCCAGTTTTAAAGTTTGGCGATTACCTGGGGGGCGGCCTGAATTTGATGAAACGTCACTAGAGGAATCATTTCTTCGTGAAATGAAGGAAGAACTAGGGGTTGAGTTGAAGCACCCTAAGTTTCTCGGTTTTGGCCAAGATCAACAATTTCATTTTCGCTTTAACGAGAAAACATCACGAGTAGTCATGATTTTTTATGCTGAGCTTTCAAAAGGTCAAGAATTAATAATTGACCCGACCGAGGCCACTGATTCGAAATGGGTTAATTTGGCAGATTTAAAAGCTGAAACAGAAAAAGAGGCTGCGATTGATGACTTTTTTCGACGCAACCCGCACTTAAGTTTGAGCTCAATGTAA
- a CDS encoding nucleoside deaminase: protein MNSKAHNIYMEAALEQAKLAYANGEVPVGAVIVQQDKIIARSYNQVEINHDASSHAELLAIREAGKSFSNWRLNDADLYVTLEPCVMCIGAILQSRIKNLYFGAYDKKAGAVGSLFDLSNHPGIGRSVHVFPELMAEESQQLLELFFKQRRG from the coding sequence ATGAATAGTAAAGCACATAACATATACATGGAGGCTGCACTTGAGCAAGCAAAGCTTGCCTATGCAAATGGCGAAGTTCCTGTTGGTGCTGTAATAGTGCAGCAAGACAAAATAATAGCGCGCTCGTACAATCAAGTTGAAATAAATCACGATGCTTCGAGCCATGCTGAGTTATTGGCAATTCGTGAAGCTGGAAAATCATTTAGTAACTGGCGTTTAAACGATGCTGATCTATATGTGACTCTAGAACCGTGCGTGATGTGCATTGGTGCAATATTGCAAAGTCGGATCAAGAATCTTTATTTTGGCGCGTATGACAAAAAAGCTGGGGCAGTTGGGTCGTTATTTGATCTCAGCAATCATCCTGGAATCGGTAGAAGTGTTCATGTTTTCCCGGAATTAATGGCCGAAGAATCTCAGCAATTACTGGAACTTTTCTTTAAACAGAGAAGAGGTTAG
- a CDS encoding CPBP family intramembrane metalloprotease → MKRSLLAFEILVLFVIPPLLIFYEIIPRKPFPYIIIATLYALAILNRQAKLTSTMFWGQNYSRQSLFKSLRQCLVATLFIAGFVLIFYPEMFLSFPLERPKIWLLVTLLYPLLSALPQELIYRTFFFSRYQDFFGSEKVTIIASTLLFAYAHMIYLHPVSILFCLVGGFIFSLSYVRTRALLFPALEHALLGLAVFTLGIGKFFYHGAVK, encoded by the coding sequence ATGAAAAGATCCTTGCTAGCTTTCGAGATTTTAGTGCTTTTTGTCATACCACCGCTACTGATCTTCTACGAAATTATTCCCCGCAAGCCTTTTCCTTATATTATTATCGCAACGCTCTATGCACTGGCGATCCTCAATCGGCAAGCCAAACTCACTTCTACAATGTTCTGGGGACAAAACTACTCTCGGCAAAGTTTGTTCAAATCATTACGACAATGCTTAGTCGCTACTCTATTTATTGCAGGTTTTGTTTTGATTTTTTATCCGGAGATGTTCTTAAGTTTTCCACTAGAAAGACCCAAGATATGGCTTTTAGTCACCTTACTTTATCCTCTGCTTTCAGCTTTGCCTCAAGAATTGATTTATCGAACTTTTTTCTTTAGCCGCTATCAAGATTTTTTTGGCAGCGAAAAAGTCACTATTATTGCAAGCACTCTACTATTTGCATATGCACACATGATTTATTTACATCCTGTGAGCATTTTATTTTGCCTCGTTGGCGGATTCATATTCTCACTGTCATATGTAAGAACCAGAGCTTTACTATTCCCAGCTCTTGAGCATGCCCTACTGGGGCTTGCAGTTTTCACACTTGGAATAGGTAAATTCTTCTATCACGGTGCGGTGAAGT